The following DNA comes from Methanothermus fervidus DSM 2088.
AAATACGTGACTCAGGACTAAACTTAACAGCCCCTACAGTAATTTTATGATTATTTAGGTTATATTCTTCTAATGGATAATAACACCAGCGCTTTTTTCCAACTTTTTTTGAGCAATGTTGCAATGCCCTTATTAGTGGTACACCACTGTTTGTTATACGTCGACAAGTTTTTGAAATACCTAAGAAATATAGATTGTTTTTACTTGCTACATCCAGGCAAGACTCAAGATATTTATCCTCTTTAGAAAATGTTACCTGAAGAGAACCATCCTTAACCAAAATATCATCTTTACTTAGTTCTTTCTCCAATACATATTTTGAAAATGATAATTCAGCAAATCTTCTAGATATAGATTCAACCCTACTCAAATCATGAAAAGTAGTTGCTCTTTTTTTGGAAGTAAATGATAAATGTTCATCATGTGGTAAAAATCTTTTATATTCTTCTTTTAGTGGAAATAGCTTTGTTTCGTAATGTATTTCTCCATTTTTTAATTCAGCACATGTTACTGATAAAAATTCAATTTTTCGTGGAATTTTGGAATTTCGTTTCTCATGTTCCTTTCCTTTAAAAATACTAAAACATATACGATTAAATTGTATTGAAATCTTTGGAGTTCCAATAATTTCTTGATTTCCACCATCTACAAATGCAATTCTACAATTTTTCGGAGCTTTAAATTCATGAAACTTATCAGTGGATATTTCAAAACTCTTAGATTTGTCTCTAGATAAAGGTCTTACACCATCATCCACATTTGATTTATATTTAAGATAATCAACAAGCTTTGTTAAAGCTTTACAACGCATTAAATCACCTAAAATTTGCAACATTCTTCTTAGGTCCAGTAGTTACCTTCACATTATTAATATTTTGGGAAAAGCTTTTATAAAATTTATATTTATTTTGTTAGACAGATGAGTTAATCTTAAATAATTTACATTACAAAATTTTATTTGGTGGTTGTAATGAAAAAAATTGAAAAACAAGCAACATGTAGTGAGATATGTGACTACATTAGAGACAATGTAAAGGAAGGAGACATTGTCAGAATTTCTATTGGCATGGCATATATACCTGGAGAGGTTATATTAAACAATGATTGTGTTCTTCATATCAAACTTGAGAGTAAAATGTTTAGTGACTTGACAACTACAGTAGATGTAGAAAAATTCAAAGAAGAATTAATAGAACTTGAGCATGAAACTGAAGATGGAATATATGTTTTTGAGGCCATTGAAGATTAAGCTAAAGCTAGGAGGTCATAAATGGAAGAGTTAGAAATAATAACATTAGTTTTTTTCTTAACATTCATTTTTACAACTTTTTTATCTCACCTTCTTTCTAAAAAATAATTTTAAATTCTTTCTTTTAGTCAATTGAATCAATTCTACAACTCCCAAACCTATAATAATTCCAGGTATAATAGACATTATTAGAGATAATGGATTCATATCCCCTATCCTTGTTAAGCCTCTAGCAAATAAAAACATTAAAATTATCATAAAAACACTTCTAATTT
Coding sequences within:
- a CDS encoding NurA domain protein (InterPro IPR018977~KEGG: mth:MTH543 hypothetical protein~PFAM: NurA domain~SPTR: O26643 Putative uncharacterized protein~PFAM: NurA domain): MLQILGDLMRCKALTKLVDYLKYKSNVDDGVRPLSRDKSKSFEISTDKFHEFKAPKNCRIAFVDGGNQEIIGTPKISIQFNRICFSIFKGKEHEKRNSKIPRKIEFLSVTCAELKNGEIHYETKLFPLKEEYKRFLPHDEHLSFTSKKRATTFHDLSRVESISRRFAELSFSKYVLEKELSKDDILVKDGSLQVTFSKEDKYLESCLDVASKNNLYFLGISKTCRRITNSGVPLIRALQHCSKKVGKKRWCYYPLEEYNLNNHKITVGAVKFSPESRIFRFDIYSPKSKILEILSAIVPNTQDSFIHGYPYGLVKVDSEARVRKNEVEIFKARLLQLIHKYGELKENILADMRAVDMHDILDENSLLW
- a CDS encoding Protein of unknown function DUF2097 (COGs: COG4013 conserved hypothetical protein~InterPro IPR019208~KEGG: mth:MTH1568 hypothetical protein~PFAM: Protein of unknown function DUF2097~SPTR: O27610 Putative uncharacterized protein~PFAM: Uncharacterized protein conserved in archaea (DUF2097)) codes for the protein MKKIEKQATCSEICDYIRDNVKEGDIVRISIGMAYIPGEVILNNDCVLHIKLESKMFSDLTTTVDVEKFKEELIELEHETEDGIYVFEAIED